From one Actinopolyspora saharensis genomic stretch:
- a CDS encoding response regulator transcription factor, whose translation MSKILIVEDEDRIARFIEKGLSANGFAATVVGDGQSALHYAITGDFDLVVLDLRLPDQDGFVVLRRMRDQRVNIPVVILTARDTVHDTVAGLEGGADDYMTKPFRFEELLARVRLRLRSSDGAAETTALSNGELSLDLRSRRARIADTTVDLTAREFAMLELFLRHPGQVLSREQILSHVWGYDFDPGSNIVDVYVRALRRKIGAERIGTVRGMGYRLGK comes from the coding sequence ATGAGCAAGATCCTGATCGTCGAGGACGAGGACCGCATCGCGCGGTTCATCGAGAAGGGGCTCTCCGCCAACGGTTTCGCCGCCACGGTGGTCGGCGACGGGCAGAGCGCGCTGCACTACGCGATCACCGGTGACTTCGACCTGGTCGTGCTCGACCTCCGGCTGCCCGACCAGGACGGGTTCGTCGTGCTGCGCAGGATGCGGGACCAGCGCGTCAACATCCCCGTGGTCATCCTGACCGCGAGGGACACGGTGCACGACACCGTCGCGGGGTTGGAAGGTGGAGCCGATGACTACATGACCAAGCCGTTCCGGTTCGAGGAGCTGCTCGCGCGGGTCCGGCTGCGGTTGCGCTCCTCGGACGGCGCCGCCGAGACGACCGCGCTGAGCAACGGGGAACTCTCCCTGGACCTGCGCTCCCGGCGCGCCCGGATCGCGGACACCACGGTGGATCTCACGGCGCGCGAGTTCGCGATGCTGGAGCTGTTTCTGCGGCATCCAGGTCAGGTGCTCTCGCGGGAGCAGATCCTTTCGCACGTGTGGGGGTACGACTTCGATCCCGGATCGAACATCGTGGACGTCTACGTGCGGGCGCTGCGCCGCAAGATCGGGGCCGAGCGCATCGGAACGGTCCGCGGGATGGGCTACCGGCTCGGGAAGTGA
- a CDS encoding DUF3558 domain-containing protein: protein MTFISGFRRSIVAAGGVTLSVVLAACSGGAGDESPASGSQSTETSSSQTTPGVDIANPKDATAVDVCSLLPEEAAQKLGVQAQGEKESNLTSSESSTEPCVWESEYGATSVSLAPLSNSSIKQYLDGSDSYSDFKELTISGHPAVRANRNDPMTGGSCNIFLASKQGQVVQSYSRLNSEDTGNVDPCVKAKRTLELSVSSWPVAK, encoded by the coding sequence ATGACCTTCATTAGCGGATTTCGTCGTAGCATCGTGGCTGCAGGCGGTGTGACGTTGAGTGTTGTGCTGGCCGCTTGTTCTGGAGGAGCAGGCGACGAGTCGCCAGCGAGTGGGAGTCAGTCCACGGAGACGTCCAGCTCACAGACAACCCCGGGGGTGGACATTGCTAATCCGAAGGATGCCACGGCAGTTGATGTGTGCAGCTTGCTACCCGAAGAAGCCGCACAGAAACTCGGAGTTCAAGCGCAAGGCGAGAAAGAGTCTAATCTGACTAGCTCAGAGAGTTCTACAGAGCCTTGCGTCTGGGAAAGCGAGTACGGTGCTACCAGTGTCTCGCTTGCTCCTCTGTCGAATAGTTCCATCAAGCAGTACCTCGATGGTTCGGATTCCTATTCCGACTTCAAGGAGTTGACCATATCAGGGCATCCCGCTGTTCGGGCCAACAGGAATGATCCGATGACTGGGGGAAGTTGCAATATATTCTTGGCTTCGAAGCAGGGTCAAGTCGTTCAATCCTACTCGAGGCTTAATTCCGAGGATACCGGAAACGTCGATCCCTGTGTCAAGGCGAAGAGGACATTGGAGTTGTCGGTCTCGTCGTGGCCCGTGGCGAAGTGA
- a CDS encoding sensor histidine kinase, which translates to MTRSESTRRRGPRMPARVRIMAWLLLVLVVVLGTVVLLVRQHLHNRATERVTTSLEQEVGEFARFAAEGGAAAGSSTDPEKLFRAYLSNQYPDASEALIGVWRGQDGPRALPQAQDGGIKRIVGDPALLRRITTSTASFGTERTEAGPMRWARVRALTGGQQRAWFVVARFTSEDTAQVNRVVRTLVLVSGIGVVLAAVAAWLVAGAILAPVRQVRRLAAELGERDLTQRIPVEGRDDIAALAEQFNGMLDRLQEAFAAQREFVDDASHELRTPITILRGNLELLGPDPEEREEVVRLCTDELDRMGRLVEDLLVLAKVDRPDFVTPERTSVIELISDIDAKVRTLGDRRWILEHIADGEVLVDPQRLTQAVVQLAQNAVQHTEQGSAIRLGCALKAGRLTLWVSDNGPGIERTQLARIFERFAHGSERSGGAGLGLSIVRAIAEAHNGQVRVRSEDGAIFEIEIPVPTPDERSEEPCS; encoded by the coding sequence ATGACGAGGAGTGAGTCGACACGCCGCCGCGGCCCCCGCATGCCCGCCCGGGTACGGATCATGGCGTGGCTGCTGCTGGTGCTCGTGGTGGTGCTCGGCACCGTTGTGCTGCTGGTGCGCCAGCACCTGCACAACCGGGCCACCGAACGGGTGACGACCTCCCTGGAGCAGGAGGTCGGCGAGTTCGCCAGGTTCGCCGCTGAGGGCGGCGCCGCGGCGGGCTCGTCTACCGATCCGGAGAAGCTGTTCCGGGCCTATCTGAGCAACCAGTACCCGGACGCCTCGGAAGCGCTGATCGGGGTGTGGCGGGGACAGGACGGTCCGCGAGCGCTTCCTCAGGCCCAGGACGGCGGGATCAAACGCATCGTGGGGGACCCGGCGCTGTTGCGGCGGATCACCACGAGTACCGCGAGCTTCGGAACGGAACGAACCGAAGCCGGCCCGATGCGCTGGGCACGGGTACGTGCCCTGACCGGTGGACAACAGCGGGCCTGGTTCGTCGTCGCCAGGTTCACCAGCGAGGACACCGCGCAGGTCAACCGGGTAGTCCGGACGCTGGTGCTGGTCAGCGGCATCGGAGTCGTGCTGGCCGCCGTGGCGGCCTGGCTTGTCGCTGGGGCGATCCTCGCCCCGGTGCGCCAGGTGCGTCGACTCGCGGCCGAGCTGGGTGAACGGGACCTGACGCAGCGCATCCCCGTTGAGGGGCGTGACGACATCGCCGCGCTGGCCGAGCAGTTCAACGGGATGCTGGATCGCCTGCAGGAGGCGTTCGCCGCCCAGCGGGAGTTCGTCGACGACGCCAGCCACGAGCTGCGTACCCCGATCACGATTCTGCGCGGCAACCTGGAGCTGCTCGGTCCGGACCCCGAGGAGCGCGAGGAGGTGGTCCGGCTGTGCACCGACGAGCTGGACCGGATGGGTCGACTGGTGGAGGACCTGCTGGTTCTGGCCAAAGTGGACCGCCCTGACTTCGTCACCCCGGAGCGGACCTCAGTGATCGAGCTGATCAGCGACATCGACGCCAAGGTTCGAACTCTGGGCGATCGGCGCTGGATCCTGGAGCACATCGCCGACGGGGAGGTGCTCGTGGACCCGCAGCGGCTGACCCAGGCCGTGGTTCAGCTGGCGCAGAACGCCGTCCAACACACCGAGCAGGGCTCCGCGATACGGCTGGGCTGCGCGCTGAAAGCGGGCAGGCTGACGCTGTGGGTCAGCGACAACGGCCCCGGAATCGAGCGGACACAACTCGCCCGGATCTTCGAGCGCTTCGCGCACGGCAGCGAGCGCAGCGGTGGTGCCGGACTCGGACTGTCCATAGTGCGCGCCATCGCCGAGGCCCATAACGGGCAGGTGCGCGTCCGTTCGGAGGACGGGGCGATTTTCGAGATCGAGATCCCCGTTCCGACCCCGGACGAACGCAGTGAGGAGCCCTGTTCATGA
- a CDS encoding ESX secretion-associated protein EspG — MARNQISISPVAAAYLCERYDMRPHPMLRIGTLPGEPDEQQRREASDQGRRELQQQGMIDTDEVHPFLDDAWHLLAHPPLALGIAVLDRRRENFNAVLVEQGRNTFQAYQVDGEDNETLHDIVLARHDQGGVTGNAVNLLGELKLAPGGSASLPTELLQHAGDRMSADPSGSALTALSAAGVRRDDAQVLAKAISAERRMEALITVRLFDQRVRRTHALPFGLQVFTTADGSYMTQRKPGGDGREWYTMAPADGRKIAAKIDEMIQQLRASLQR; from the coding sequence ATGGCGCGCAACCAGATCTCGATCAGCCCGGTGGCAGCGGCCTACCTGTGCGAGCGCTACGACATGCGCCCGCACCCGATGCTGCGCATCGGGACACTGCCCGGCGAGCCGGACGAGCAGCAGCGACGCGAAGCCAGTGACCAGGGGCGACGCGAACTCCAACAGCAGGGGATGATCGACACCGACGAGGTGCACCCCTTCCTGGACGACGCCTGGCACCTGCTGGCGCACCCACCGCTGGCGCTCGGGATCGCGGTGCTCGACCGCAGGCGCGAGAACTTCAACGCCGTGCTGGTCGAGCAGGGGCGCAACACCTTCCAGGCCTACCAGGTCGACGGGGAGGACAACGAGACACTGCACGACATCGTGCTCGCCCGGCACGACCAGGGCGGGGTGACCGGCAACGCGGTCAACCTGCTCGGCGAGCTCAAACTCGCCCCCGGCGGCTCGGCCAGCCTGCCCACGGAACTGCTGCAGCACGCGGGCGACCGCATGTCGGCCGACCCGAGCGGCAGCGCGCTGACCGCCCTGTCCGCCGCAGGGGTGCGCAGGGACGACGCCCAGGTGCTCGCCAAGGCGATCAGCGCGGAACGCCGCATGGAAGCCCTGATCACCGTCCGCCTCTTCGACCAGCGGGTCCGCCGGACGCACGCGCTGCCGTTCGGCCTGCAGGTGTTCACCACCGCGGACGGCTCCTACATGACCCAGCGCAAGCCCGGAGGCGACGGCCGCGAGTGGTACACCATGGCCCCCGCGGACGGGCGCAAGATCGCGGCCAAGATCGACGAGATGATCCAGCAGCTGCGCGCCTCCCTGCAGCGGTAG
- a CDS encoding MMPL family transporter has product MFSSWGSLAYRHRLPVLITVLLLVVAGGIWGLGVFDRLGQGGYESPNSEAARAQEVAAEALGPTGGDVVVLYDVGDGATIDDPELFHRIRSKLAELPDSAVDGITSYWSTPQSSLANDDKTVGLATIDLSGDESGKTASYERIEGRLDVAGAETHVAGDVPMQASMNQHSKQDLAVAEAVSLPVVLVLLVIIFGGVVAAALPVLVGGAAVFGSLGLLRLISLLTEVNTFAVNVASLLGLGLAIDYGLFLVGRFREELAAGAGTGQAVRRGVSTAGRTVAFSATLLVIALASLLLFPQSFLRSLAYGGMSAVALAAVISLTVLPALLGVLGHRVDKLAVPWRGKRRESGSAPARGWYRFAAAVMKRPLLTALPIIAVLLLLGAPFLGTKFGTPDERVLPQDDPARQGIEKLRAEFPAMSGDNVRIVVDGGRTPPAQPELDRYAQRISEVPGIGEVRPAGSGEGVVVLEAGLNGEPFGERANDAVDEIRSLSAPADSEVLVGGKTALNLDSLRDTVDVLPWVAALLVGATLVLMFFAFGSVVLPIKAVVLSVLSLSATFGVLTWIFVDGHGAGLLNVTPAPLSVGIVVLMASVVFGMSTDYEVFLLSRMVEAREEGAATPDAVRDGLARTGRMITAAALLLIVVTGAFAFSSVTMMRFIGVGMIVALVLDATVVRMVLVPALLRLFGDASWWAPSWLRWRRRAGASGGDPGTDSEQHRPRVPR; this is encoded by the coding sequence GTGTTCTCTTCCTGGGGATCCCTCGCCTACCGACACCGACTTCCCGTGCTGATCACGGTGCTGCTGCTCGTCGTGGCCGGTGGAATCTGGGGGCTCGGAGTGTTCGACCGCCTCGGGCAGGGCGGCTACGAGTCCCCGAACAGCGAAGCGGCCCGCGCCCAGGAGGTCGCCGCGGAAGCCCTCGGCCCCACCGGCGGCGACGTGGTCGTGCTCTACGACGTCGGTGACGGCGCGACCATCGACGACCCGGAGCTGTTCCACCGGATCCGGAGCAAGCTCGCGGAGCTGCCCGACTCCGCGGTCGACGGGATCACCTCGTACTGGTCCACCCCCCAATCGAGCCTGGCGAACGACGACAAAACGGTCGGGCTGGCCACCATAGACCTGTCCGGGGACGAAAGCGGCAAAACTGCCTCCTACGAACGCATCGAGGGGCGGCTCGACGTCGCGGGCGCGGAGACGCACGTGGCCGGGGACGTGCCGATGCAGGCCTCGATGAACCAGCACTCCAAGCAGGACCTGGCCGTGGCCGAGGCGGTCTCGCTGCCCGTGGTGCTGGTGCTGCTGGTGATCATCTTCGGCGGGGTGGTCGCGGCCGCGCTACCGGTGCTGGTCGGCGGAGCCGCCGTGTTCGGATCGCTGGGGCTGCTGCGCCTGATCTCGCTGCTGACCGAGGTCAATACCTTCGCGGTCAACGTCGCCAGCCTGCTCGGGCTCGGACTGGCCATCGACTACGGCCTGTTCCTGGTCGGACGCTTCCGCGAGGAGCTCGCCGCGGGCGCCGGGACCGGGCAAGCGGTCCGGCGCGGCGTCAGCACCGCGGGCCGCACCGTCGCCTTCTCCGCGACCCTGCTGGTGATCGCGCTGGCGAGCCTGCTGCTCTTCCCGCAGAGCTTCCTGCGCTCGCTGGCCTACGGCGGGATGTCCGCGGTGGCGCTGGCCGCGGTGATCTCGCTGACCGTGCTGCCCGCGCTGCTCGGCGTGCTCGGGCACCGCGTGGACAAGCTGGCGGTGCCGTGGCGCGGGAAGCGGCGGGAGAGCGGGAGCGCACCCGCCCGCGGCTGGTACCGCTTCGCCGCGGCCGTCATGAAACGCCCGCTGCTCACGGCGTTGCCGATCATCGCCGTCCTGCTGCTGCTCGGCGCGCCCTTCCTCGGGACCAAGTTCGGCACCCCGGACGAGCGCGTGCTGCCGCAGGACGACCCGGCCCGGCAGGGCATCGAGAAGCTCCGCGCGGAATTCCCCGCGATGAGCGGCGACAACGTCCGGATCGTCGTGGACGGCGGTCGAACCCCGCCCGCTCAACCCGAGCTGGACCGCTACGCGCAGCGGATCTCCGAAGTGCCCGGCATCGGAGAGGTCCGGCCCGCGGGCAGCGGGGAGGGCGTGGTCGTGCTCGAAGCGGGGCTGAACGGCGAACCGTTCGGCGAGCGCGCCAACGACGCGGTGGACGAGATCCGCTCGCTGAGCGCCCCCGCGGACAGCGAGGTGCTCGTCGGGGGGAAGACCGCGCTGAACCTGGACAGCCTGCGCGACACCGTCGACGTGCTGCCCTGGGTGGCGGCCCTGCTGGTCGGGGCCACGCTGGTGCTGATGTTCTTCGCCTTCGGCTCGGTGGTGCTGCCGATCAAGGCCGTCGTGCTCAGCGTGCTGAGCCTTTCGGCAACGTTCGGCGTGCTGACCTGGATATTCGTCGACGGGCACGGGGCGGGGCTGCTCAACGTGACCCCGGCCCCGCTGTCGGTGGGCATCGTGGTGCTGATGGCCTCGGTCGTGTTCGGGATGTCCACCGACTACGAGGTGTTCCTGCTGTCCAGGATGGTCGAGGCGCGCGAGGAGGGCGCCGCGACCCCGGATGCGGTGCGGGACGGGCTGGCCCGCACGGGCAGGATGATCACCGCTGCGGCCCTGCTGCTGATCGTGGTGACGGGGGCCTTCGCGTTCTCCAGCGTGACGATGATGCGGTTCATCGGCGTGGGGATGATCGTGGCCCTGGTGCTGGACGCCACCGTGGTGCGGATGGTCCTCGTCCCGGCGCTGCTGCGGCTGTTCGGCGACGCCTCGTGGTGGGCGCCGAGCTGGCTGCGGTGGAGGCGGCGAGCCGGCGCTTCCGGCGGTGATCCCGGAACCGACTCCGAGCAGCACCGTCCGCGGGTGCCGCGCTGA
- a CDS encoding TetR/AcrR family transcriptional regulator, with protein MNEVTRREQSRAATESDIRRHARELLVREGQEAVTLRAIARELGITAPALYRYYASREELLSRLREDICGDLSAELTASMPAQAEDHLNKVLAVCRGFRWWALAHPREFALVFATPAAKAPRKRANGERRGENGTTRGQETPRRDELGSVFLKVAGPLMAEGVAESPPAHIPEELRDGLGDSRRDLVEAFANEGIEMPREALSAEAVYLLLRWWARLYGQVALEVFEQFPFDVSQAGRLFESMLVELARESGLTCSG; from the coding sequence ATGAACGAAGTCACTCGGCGTGAGCAGTCCCGAGCCGCCACGGAGTCCGACATCCGCAGGCACGCGCGCGAGCTGCTGGTCCGGGAGGGGCAGGAAGCGGTGACCCTGCGCGCCATCGCGCGGGAGCTGGGCATCACGGCCCCGGCGCTGTACCGCTACTACGCCTCCCGCGAGGAGCTGCTCTCCCGGCTCCGCGAGGACATCTGCGGGGACCTGTCCGCGGAGCTCACCGCGAGCATGCCCGCGCAGGCGGAGGACCACCTGAACAAGGTGCTCGCCGTGTGCCGGGGGTTCCGGTGGTGGGCGCTGGCCCACCCGCGCGAGTTCGCCCTCGTGTTCGCCACCCCCGCGGCCAAGGCACCGCGCAAGCGGGCGAACGGCGAACGGCGCGGCGAGAACGGCACGACCCGCGGGCAGGAGACGCCCCGCCGCGACGAGCTGGGCAGCGTCTTCCTCAAGGTGGCCGGGCCGCTGATGGCCGAGGGGGTGGCCGAGTCACCCCCCGCGCACATCCCCGAGGAGCTGCGGGACGGGCTGGGCGACAGCAGGAGGGACCTGGTCGAGGCCTTCGCCAACGAGGGCATCGAGATGCCGCGGGAGGCGCTCAGCGCCGAGGCCGTCTACCTGCTGCTGCGCTGGTGGGCCCGGCTGTACGGGCAGGTGGCGCTGGAGGTGTTCGAGCAGTTCCCCTTCGACGTCAGCCAGGCGGGCAGGCTGTTCGAGTCGATGCTGGTCGAGCTGGCCCGGGAGTCCGGGCTGACCTGCTCGGGCTGA
- a CDS encoding glutaredoxin family protein, translating to MAEEQPNREGAAEQENAGVLVYSRPGCPFCTSLRAGLRKHGVSFDEVNIWEDGQAAATVRSLAAGNETVPTVVVGSWSGVNPSAEEVRAAAAEHAPAALPASEPGLVDGTMRALGLRRGDS from the coding sequence ATGGCCGAGGAGCAGCCCAACCGGGAAGGTGCTGCCGAGCAGGAGAACGCGGGCGTGCTGGTCTACAGCCGTCCCGGTTGCCCGTTCTGCACGAGTTTGCGCGCCGGTCTGCGCAAGCACGGCGTGAGTTTCGACGAGGTCAACATCTGGGAGGACGGGCAGGCCGCCGCTACCGTGCGCTCGCTGGCCGCGGGCAACGAGACGGTCCCCACCGTGGTGGTCGGTTCGTGGTCGGGGGTCAATCCCTCCGCCGAGGAGGTGCGCGCGGCCGCAGCCGAGCACGCTCCAGCCGCGCTGCCCGCCAGCGAGCCCGGGCTGGTGGACGGGACGATGCGCGCCCTCGGGCTGCGGCGCGGCGATTCCTGA
- the ptsP gene encoding phosphoenolpyruvate--protein phosphotransferase — translation MLRLSGVGVSGGQAAGPLVRVAEPLPEPIATPAVENHDAEAARIGPAAETVANGLFTRAAGVEGDAKAVLETTAAMAMDPSLSSRAEQLVRQNSLPAPRAVLEAAEEFAESLRATGGYLAERVRDVYDVRDRIIAELLGVQPPGVPPLTEPSVLLARDLAPADTADLDPEMVLALVTEEGGPTSHTAILARSLGIPAVVAVRGLLAATSAVAAEVDGDAGTLELSEERIAVRAPERGGGENWTGTGSTSDGHRVKVLANVGAATDATAAVASGAEGVGLFRTEFCYLAVADEPDVATQRAAYAEVLEPFAGKPVIVRTLDAGADKPLGFLDTGSEPNPALGVRGLRIAFDRPEVLDRQLEAIAGAARDSGAEVSVMAPMVATAEEAAWFAERARAAGIARAGVMVEVPAVALAAEELLREVDFVSIGTNDLAQYTFAADRQLGALAALNDPWQPALLRLIGTLGKAGVAADKPVGVCGEAAADPLLGRVLVGLGASSLSMVATAVPSVGSALAGTSLRNCERAAEAALAAPDAGRARAAARDALE, via the coding sequence ATGTTGCGATTGAGTGGTGTCGGCGTCAGCGGCGGGCAGGCCGCCGGGCCCCTCGTGCGGGTGGCCGAACCCCTGCCCGAACCGATCGCCACCCCGGCGGTCGAGAACCACGACGCCGAAGCGGCCCGGATCGGCCCGGCGGCCGAAACCGTGGCCAACGGCCTGTTCACCCGCGCCGCGGGAGTCGAGGGCGACGCGAAAGCGGTACTGGAGACCACGGCGGCCATGGCCATGGACCCGTCGCTGAGCTCCCGCGCCGAACAGCTCGTCCGCCAGAACTCGCTGCCCGCCCCGCGCGCCGTGCTGGAAGCCGCCGAGGAGTTCGCCGAGTCGCTGCGCGCCACCGGCGGCTACCTGGCCGAACGAGTGCGCGACGTGTACGACGTGCGCGACCGGATCATCGCCGAGCTGCTCGGCGTGCAACCGCCCGGCGTTCCGCCCCTGACGGAACCGAGCGTGCTGCTGGCCCGCGACCTCGCCCCCGCCGACACCGCCGACCTCGACCCCGAGATGGTGCTGGCCCTGGTCACCGAGGAAGGCGGCCCCACCAGCCACACGGCCATCCTCGCCCGCTCCCTGGGGATACCGGCCGTGGTCGCCGTGCGCGGGCTGCTGGCCGCGACCTCGGCCGTCGCGGCCGAGGTGGACGGCGACGCCGGAACCCTGGAACTGTCCGAGGAGCGGATCGCGGTGCGCGCCCCCGAACGCGGCGGCGGGGAGAACTGGACCGGCACCGGCAGCACCTCGGACGGGCACCGCGTCAAGGTCCTCGCCAACGTCGGCGCGGCCACCGACGCCACCGCCGCCGTGGCCTCCGGTGCCGAGGGCGTGGGGCTGTTCCGCACCGAGTTCTGCTACCTGGCCGTGGCGGACGAGCCGGACGTGGCGACCCAGCGCGCCGCGTACGCGGAGGTCCTCGAACCGTTCGCAGGAAAACCCGTGATCGTGCGCACCCTGGACGCGGGCGCCGACAAACCGCTCGGATTCCTCGACACCGGCAGCGAACCGAACCCGGCGCTCGGAGTCCGCGGGCTGCGGATCGCCTTCGACCGCCCGGAGGTGCTGGACCGCCAGCTGGAGGCCATCGCCGGGGCCGCCAGGGACTCCGGGGCCGAGGTCTCGGTCATGGCCCCCATGGTGGCCACTGCCGAGGAGGCCGCCTGGTTCGCCGAACGGGCCAGAGCCGCCGGAATCGCCCGTGCCGGGGTCATGGTCGAGGTCCCCGCCGTGGCCCTGGCCGCGGAGGAGCTGCTCCGGGAGGTCGACTTCGTCAGCATCGGAACGAACGACCTGGCCCAGTACACCTTCGCGGCCGACCGGCAGCTCGGCGCGCTCGCCGCGCTGAACGACCCCTGGCAACCCGCCCTGCTCCGACTCATCGGAACGCTCGGAAAGGCGGGGGTCGCGGCGGACAAACCCGTCGGGGTCTGCGGGGAGGCCGCCGCCGACCCGCTGCTGGGCCGCGTGCTCGTCGGGCTGGGCGCGAGCAGCCTGTCCATGGTCGCCACGGCAGTGCCCTCCGTGGGCTCGGCACTGGCCGGAACGTCGCTGCGGAACTGCGAGCGGGCCGCCGAGGCGGCGCTGGCCGCCCCGGACGCGGGCAGGGCACGAGCCGCCGCCCGCGACGCGCTGGAGTGA